DNA from Phocoena phocoena chromosome 1, mPhoPho1.1, whole genome shotgun sequence:
GTGAATAACATTTTAAGGTtctaaaatactttcaaaaacaaatatcCCTTAAATTCTTAACTAATTTCTGAACTAAAGATGCTCTTCTGACTTCTTGCCCTCCGTAAGTTGTTTCCTTTCCAGCGTAATTTCTTTAGCCTTTTTCTCTTCACCTGGATCTCAGAGAGTGATGTTGGTATAGGACACTCCCCCAAAGAGGAATGAGCTGATTTGTTTCCATCTCTACAGGAGTTGCAGTGTTTGCTTGGAAGGGCGAGTCAGAAGATGACTTCTGGTGGTGTATTGACCGCTGTGTGAACATGGATGGGTGGCAAGCCAACATGGTAATAATGCATATTCATCCTACACTTTTGACaatggatttctttccttttttccctcaaaacatGGTTCCCTAAATATGTTTCGGATGTTTGGTCTTATGCACTTACTTTGTTGCCAAAATGGTTAGCTTGATACCTATTCAGGATGGGTCTGAGTACTGAATGGAaaggcgggggaagggtaagaccAACTGAACACATGTGGCTCATACACAGCAgaatgaaatagaagaaaatgataTGGTACCTCTTTGGAGTAAAAttctggtttctttccttcctgccccagcTCTCCTTTTACGTTCCAAGGGGCTTTATATCAGGGCTCTAGACTAAAAAATGAGTCTGTGATTAGCCTACTACTCTTCACCATAGCCTAGAACAAACTTAGGAATCCTTTTAACCATTTTACACCAACAAATTTGACTGTGTTTCCACTGTCTAAACCTGCTCTAAGGAGCTCTGAGGAGTGCTCTCCAAAACATACAGGGCTCTCTTACTAGTGCAGAAAGTGGGTTCAAAGTTCCCCCCAGCTCTAGCAGCCTGAATGCCCATAGAAGTCTTCTGGCTGTTCTATAGATCCTGGATGATGGGGGAGACTTAACCCACTGGGTTTATAAGAAGTATCCAAACGTGTTTAAGAAGATCCGAGGCATTGTGGAAGAGAGCGTGACTGGTGTTCACAGGTAACAGATTCTGGAGTAGCTGCCCCTTGTGTCCTTGCCTCAGCAGATTCTTCTGGTCTCTTTTAGGCTTTAGGGCTATGTTTCAGCCTTGTAACTAAATGGGAGTATCTTCATTAGATAAAACTTTTGAGTatatataaatttggaaaaaatcaaGGAGACCCTAAAAGGAAGTTATTTCAGACTCTAGTTCAGAGattttctctcccatttattcCACTGTGATTCTCAGTCATTGCTGGGAGGTAGGGAATGAATATATCTTGAAAAACTGTATTCAATTTTGGATTACAATTTTATATCTGAAATACGAAAAAAATCTATTGTAAAACTATATGTTATaaacattacaaaaaataaaactgggcAAAATATTATTTGCTTGTTGGAGTACCTATAAAATATCTGAGAGAGTGTTTCTCCTTTGGGGGCACCTTACACatgcttaaacacacacacacacacacacacacacacacacacacacacacacggaaccATATCAGAATCACTGACAATCTTTATCAGAAGTAggcatgaattttttttaaagattaaggaAATGCTGGTCTAAGGAAATGTATCCCCTTTTATGAAAGAGAAGTAAATTTCTTCAAttgaaaggtttttttccttccagaaaaaggcggggggggggggggggagttgggaaagagaaaatgaaaagaagttaGGAGGGATAACAAGGAATTACCTTGTTTACTAATATTCTTGGGCAATAAATAAGACTGGGGATGGCAGCACAGAGCTTGAAGAGAATTAGGCAGACTTTGCCAGCTACTGTGTTTTACCAgctaactttgtttttgtttttgtggcttTCTTCTCCCTTTAGGCTGTATCAGCTCTCCAAAGCTGGGAaactctgtgttccagccatgAACGTCAACGATTCTGTTACCAAACAGAAATTTGATAACTTATACTGCTGCCGAGAATCCATTTTAGATGGGTAGGTTGAAACGTATAATTATTCAAATTTATAGGGGATAAATTTGGGTTGGGTTATAATGTTAGTCTGATATCCCTCCAGTTTTGCCCCCTGGTCTTCCTATGGCTTTAAAAGTTTGTTAGAGGCATTCTATCTCATACTGAGCCCAGCCAACTTCCAGTCGAAGTTCTTATGGGGCATTGCCCACACTTACATTTTCAGAGGGACTGTATTTGATCTAATAATGTTTGAGTTGAGGCTTGTCTGTTTCCACAGCCTGAAGAGGACCACAGATGTAATGTTTGGTGGGAAACAAGTGGTGGTGTGTGGCTATGGTGAGGTAAGTAGCTGGGCCTCAGTGTCTGCCTTTTCACAGACTTGTTAGAAATTTTGAGTGAAGGAGACTTGTGCTGTCAGTGTAGAGTTACTGATGCAGggtttaaaatatgcttttagaTAAAGTGTCTCAAAATAGTAGCAAAAGTCCTTTATTCAGATTTATGAATAGAGACATATAGAACGAATTGAGTTTTCAGATTTCACCACTTTGTCTTATGGTATGGAATGTTGCCATCATTTCCACCCAGTTATAACAGTAACCTTTTCATTATGAGACTTAATTCAAGTAAATATGTAGCATTTTGGTCCCACAGGTGACTTAGTGGAGTGAAGGGTAAAATCTGAAGTGGCATATAGTTGATTATCTCTAAACTAGAATAGATGACAGGAGACTTTATTTATTGTCATAAACAATGACCCACAGAAGTTTCTGAGCTGCTAGGCTGTCCTTGAGTGAGATGCTTCTCAAGTGATAGTTATCAGGCTTTCCTGGAACAAGAAACTAGAGGTTACAGTTGATCTTCCTTGGTCTTGTTTCCTTGATGGtgatacttttatttcctttatctcttttaCTATCCCAAGTTCCAGCCCTTGCTAAAGCCCTTGAAATGTCTGCTAAATCACTCCTCTAAGGGTCACAACATAATCAGGATCTGTTTCTCCTCTGCTTGGATTGGAGCATCTTTGCAAGGACTTGCTAGATGATTGGTGGTTTCACGGAGGCTAATTCCCATCTCCCAGAGAGCCTACCTGCCTAAATATCTGTGCCTGAATGGACCTGACTTCTTCCTTATGCTCTGCAGGTGGGAAAGGGCTGCTGTGCTGCTCTCAAGGCCCTCGGAGCAATTGTCTATATCACAGAAATTGACCCCATCTGTGCTCTGCAGGCCTGGTAAGAACAGCGGTAATACCATTAGGTTCACTCCAGGGACTTTATGTTTCTGAGAGTTTGATTATTGTATTAACCATTCCTTGGAGAAATTTCTCAAAGAAGGAGAAGGCTAAGATTGCTTTATTCCCTGCATTGTAATCATAGGGCACTCATAGAGCTTCTTGGTGTTTTCCCTTCCTGGATGGAATCTTGGGGAGTCTGAAGAGCCCAGTGTGTATAGTTTAGCACAGCTTATTACTACCATTCCAGTGAGGTAGCCCTGGATTTAACTTTAGAAAGACATTTAATTGTCTCATTTTGTGACCAGCTTCTGTCCCACTGCCTCCTTGCTTTTGCTCATAGCgtgccttccttttcttccagcaTGGATGGGTTCAGGGTGGTAAAGCTGAATGAAGTCATCCGGCAAGTTGATGTCGTAATAACTTGCACAGGTAAGTGTCAGTGCTTTGGTATACATGGAGGATTATTAACTCTGAGGTTAAATCTTGAAAATGATCTAATTGACTTTTATATAAAGTAGGTAAGACCTGTGTTGTGTTTAAAAGTCTGAGAACTAGAGTAAGCTATCAGAACCTTAACATATTTTCCTGAACAAAGAGCCTTTTTCCTTGATGACTTTTTATCCTGCTTGATCTTAAAACCAAAAAACTGAGCCTAAAGAGCTGTTAGGCAACGCACACTTCTTTCCTCACAACGTATACATGCTCTTTAGTGCCAGCAAACCTCTGTCCCATGTTCTAACTGAAAGCTAGTCAGTACCTTTCCCCGCCAGGATCTGTTTCCTCAGCCACTCTCCTTTACTTTTAGGAAATAAGAACGTAGTGACACGGGAGCATTTGGATCGCATGAAAAACAGTTGTATCGTGTGCAATATGGGCCACTCAAACACGGAAATTGATGTGGTAAGCCTTCTCTCATTGATTTGTTGCTAGgcctttttttttgcttccttccATTATAGCCAGTCAACTGCGCTCTCTTCCTTTCAGACCAGCCTCCGCACTCCGGAGCTGACATGGGAGCGAGTACGTTCTCAGGTGGATCATGTCATCTGGCCAGATGGCAAACGCGTCGTCCTTCTGGCAGAGGTGCACACACAGAAGGGTTCGGGCAGTACAGCACAAACAATATGGTTAGAGCCATCCGGGGAGGGGTGGCAGGGTAAACCTATTTGGCCTATGTTTCCCTGAATGCTGTCTTTGGGTAGAGGTATATTTCTCAAATAGTCCGGTCTCCAAATAGAATCACTCAAAAAATATCTACTTTTTACTAAGTAACATACTACTTCCTGACCACAGCTAATTCTTCAGTTTGTCAGACTCAGATGGACTTgcagaaaataagataaaacctAGAGTCCTGATTTGGAACTGTAATTCTTCCTCTACTAACTGAGTCTAGAAGGAGTATAAagtcctttccagcatttgtgtGACTTGCATGACATGACAGAGGGATAACACAACTCATACCAGGGCTCTGTTTCAACTTTTTAGGGTCGTCTGCTCAATCTGAGCTGCTCCACAGTTCCCACATTTGTTCTGTCCATCACAGCTACAACACAGGTATGTGACAAAAGACCGGCTTAACCTGCACTAAGATGAGTGGAACTGGGCGTAGATCAGAGTTCCAGTGAGAGTGTGCTCTCCTGTGTTCTTATCAACCTGTTTTCTTCAGGTTACAAGTTGTCAAGATTTCGGCTTTCTCGAGTGTAGAAAATAATCATTAGGCAGAGTCAGTGTTTGTGTCCCTTTGGTTGGCTGTTTTAATTTAGAATATAGTGTTTCAGCTCAATTGTATTTAGTGCCTTCTTTTATTAGGAACTAAACAAAAGCACCAGTAAATCCTCCCACGTTGTGTGCTGGTGTTTATTACAGTCCAAGTCCTGTGTGCTGTCACTGTGGTAGATCACTTAAATATTTACCCCAAGGCCCTGTTAAATctagttcttttgttttgtttttaatgcccCTAAGAAgcgtttttgtgttttttgaccCTCTTTTCCCTTCTTAGGCTTTGGCACTGATAGAACTCTATAATGCACCTGAGGGACGATACAAACAAGATGTATACTTGCTTCCTAAGAAAATGGGTGAGTGAAAACAGTAGAAACCTATATTGATCCCCAGACTCTTGCACGGTTTGGTAAAATGAATATCGTGAAAAGCATTAGATTTAGAGTCAGGATTCTAATCCCCATTCTAGCACTTAGTGGTTTTTGGACCTCGGGACAAGTTCTAATCtccatgagcctcagtttctttatcagtAAAGTGAGAATAATACTAAATATATTGCAAAATTTTAGTAAGAATTACAGCTAATGAGTAAAGGTGCTTTagcacaatggtttagggtagaTGCTCTTATCCTGAGTAGCTTTATGAAGTTTAGTAAACTTTACTACCACTGATTACAGCCTGGGACCAAAAtgagagaaacaaacaaatatagtTTTTATTGTCCATCTTCTATGAGATATACAAAAAATCTGTCATTCCAGGGGTCAGCTGTGTTGTGTTCACGTGACATAATGCATCATCTTTAGTTCTTTACCTTTCTGAGTATGGTGCCAACCTCCCCTCTCATTGGTCGGCCCAAACCCCTGTCCTCTTAAAGCTAAAAAACTTCTTGCTGTTGTCCCCTTCAACAGCTTACCTCAGCTTACCTTTGGGTGTTGGCTTTTGGTTTTTAATTCATATT
Protein-coding regions in this window:
- the AHCYL1 gene encoding S-adenosylhomocysteine hydrolase-like protein 1 isoform X1, coding for MSMPDAMPLPGVGEELKQAKEIEDAEKYSFMATVTKAPKKQIQFADDMQEFTKFPTKTGRRSLSRSISQSSTDSYSSAASYTDSSDDEVSPREKQQTNSKGSSNFCVKNIKQAEFGRREIEIAEQDMSALISLRKRAQGEKPLAGAKIVGCTHITAQTAVLIETLCALGAQCRWSACNIYSTQNEVAAALAEAGVAVFAWKGESEDDFWWCIDRCVNMDGWQANMILDDGGDLTHWVYKKYPNVFKKIRGIVEESVTGVHRLYQLSKAGKLCVPAMNVNDSVTKQKFDNLYCCRESILDGLKRTTDVMFGGKQVVVCGYGEVGKGCCAALKALGAIVYITEIDPICALQACMDGFRVVKLNEVIRQVDVVITCTGNKNVVTREHLDRMKNSCIVCNMGHSNTEIDVTSLRTPELTWERVRSQVDHVIWPDGKRVVLLAEGRLLNLSCSTVPTFVLSITATTQALALIELYNAPEGRYKQDVYLLPKKMDEYVASLHLPSFDAHLTELTDDQAKYLGLNKNGPFKPNYYR
- the AHCYL1 gene encoding S-adenosylhomocysteine hydrolase-like protein 1 isoform X2, translating into MQEFTKFPTKTGRRSLSRSISQSSTDSYSSDSSDDEVSPREKQQTNSKGSSNFCVKNIKQAEFGRREIEIAEQDMSALISLRKRAQGEKPLAGAKIVGCTHITAQTAVLIETLCALGAQCRWSACNIYSTQNEVAAALAEAGVAVFAWKGESEDDFWWCIDRCVNMDGWQANMILDDGGDLTHWVYKKYPNVFKKIRGIVEESVTGVHRLYQLSKAGKLCVPAMNVNDSVTKQKFDNLYCCRESILDGLKRTTDVMFGGKQVVVCGYGEVGKGCCAALKALGAIVYITEIDPICALQACMDGFRVVKLNEVIRQVDVVITCTGNKNVVTREHLDRMKNSCIVCNMGHSNTEIDVTSLRTPELTWERVRSQVDHVIWPDGKRVVLLAEGRLLNLSCSTVPTFVLSITATTQALALIELYNAPEGRYKQDVYLLPKKMDEYVASLHLPSFDAHLTELTDDQAKYLGLNKNGPFKPNYYR